In one Micromonospora polyrhachis genomic region, the following are encoded:
- a CDS encoding sensor histidine kinase: MATRQQVTGWLRTRWQLVADLAMQGLLVGLFLVSGAVPETGGLLGVLLAAAQILPLLVRRQAPGAVLAVVALATSAQMLLGMSRTVGYLPALLAIYSAAGSRSSSVRWGVCTGATVSVAGASLPGRGPVEGFLLAVVAFTLAWLAGAERGQQLRRRTALVAERTRLRLEQRIAEESRVAAEDRELLARRLHDTLAHTLTVMVVQTEALRCTGELSPAQRDRVDRVLGAGRAALTEIRHAIAELDRRATSTVGDNLPERLDELRAAGLDLPVDVPMLLADLPGRLRPVLHRLIGEVATNALRHDGPGSRLEITVRPEPDQIRVATVSHPATPPRSPTPSGTQGYGLRSLGADVALAGGVLSYGPVPRNGWRVVATFPDDGHRSSTTSPTPAA; encoded by the coding sequence TTGGCGACGAGACAGCAGGTGACCGGCTGGTTACGGACCCGCTGGCAACTGGTGGCAGACCTCGCTATGCAGGGCCTGCTGGTCGGTCTGTTCCTGGTCAGCGGGGCGGTACCGGAAACCGGTGGACTTCTCGGGGTGCTACTGGCCGCGGCCCAGATCCTCCCGCTGCTGGTCCGCCGCCAGGCCCCCGGTGCCGTGCTCGCCGTGGTGGCACTGGCCACCTCGGCACAGATGCTGCTCGGCATGTCCCGCACCGTCGGCTATCTGCCCGCGCTGCTGGCCATCTACTCGGCGGCGGGCAGCCGATCGTCATCGGTGCGCTGGGGGGTGTGCACCGGAGCAACGGTGTCGGTGGCGGGGGCCAGCCTGCCCGGCCGGGGCCCGGTCGAGGGCTTCCTGCTGGCCGTGGTCGCGTTCACCCTGGCCTGGTTGGCCGGTGCCGAACGGGGGCAGCAGCTACGCCGACGTACCGCGCTGGTCGCCGAACGCACCCGACTGCGCCTGGAACAGCGGATCGCCGAGGAGAGCCGCGTCGCGGCCGAGGATCGGGAGCTGCTGGCCCGGCGGCTGCACGACACGCTCGCCCACACCCTCACCGTCATGGTGGTGCAGACCGAGGCGCTGCGGTGCACCGGCGAGTTGTCGCCCGCGCAACGGGACCGCGTCGACCGGGTGCTCGGCGCGGGACGGGCGGCTCTCACGGAGATCCGGCACGCCATCGCCGAACTGGACCGCCGGGCGACGTCAACCGTCGGTGACAACCTGCCGGAACGACTCGACGAACTCCGGGCCGCCGGTCTCGACCTGCCGGTCGACGTACCGATGCTGCTGGCCGATCTGCCCGGTCGACTCCGGCCGGTGCTGCACCGGCTCATCGGCGAGGTGGCCACCAACGCGCTGCGGCACGACGGGCCGGGCAGCCGGCTGGAGATCACGGTACGCCCGGAGCCGGACCAGATCCGGGTGGCCACGGTGAGCCACCCCGCCACCCCGCCACGAAGCCCCACGCCGTCCGGAACCCAGGGGTACGGCCTGCGCAGTCTCGGCGCGGACGTCGCGCTCGCCGGCGGCGTGCTCAGTTACGGCCCGGTCCCCCGGAATGGCTGGCGGGTGGTCGCCACCTTCCCGGATGACGGTCACCGTTCCAGCACCACCAGCCCGACTCCCGCCGCCTGA
- a CDS encoding Tex family protein: MTTSVHQRIADELGVAERQVRAAVDLLDGGATVPFIARYRKEATGMLDDAQLRALEERLRYLRELDERRAAVLESIRSQGKLDEALEAQIMAADSKARLEDIYLPYKPKRRTRAQIAREAGLEPLADQLLADPTLDPRATAAGFVAEDRGVADPTAALDGARAILVERFAEDADLIGSLREQMWTRGRLVARVRDGQEQAGAKFADYFDFSEPYTKLPSHRILAMFRGEKEGMLDLTLDPEEAPVEEGGPVGPTRYETEIAARFDVADQGRPADRWLSDTVRWAWRTRILIHLAADLRMRLWQAAEEEAVRVFAANLRDLLLAAPAGTRPTMGLDPGLRTGVKVAVVDATGKVVATETIYPHEPRRQWDQSVDTLARLARVHGVELVAIGNGTASRETDKLAVDLIRLHPDLNLTKVMVSEAGASVYSASAYASQELPGLDVSLRGAVSIARRLQDPLAELVKIDPRSIGVGQYQHDLAENKLSRSLDAVVEDCVNAVGVDVNTASAPLLTRVSGISAGLAENIVLHRDANGPFRSRRALKDVPRLGPKAFEQCAGFLRIPGGDDPLDASSVHPEAYPVVRRILASTGGELSGLIGKSTLLKALRPTDFVDDTFGLPTVTDIIGELEKPGRDPRPAFRTAAFADGVEKISDLTPGMLLEGVVTNVAAFGAFVDVGVHQDGLVHVSAMSKTFVKDPRDVVKPGDVVRVKVLDVDVPRKRISLTLRLDDEADARPQRGDGGAGRAAGGGSGGGGRGDRGDADRRTSRGGQPRQGRGGSGTAAPTGAMADALRRAGLDKGLGGR; this comes from the coding sequence GTGACGACCTCTGTTCACCAGCGGATTGCCGACGAACTCGGCGTGGCCGAGCGACAGGTGCGCGCTGCTGTCGACCTGCTCGACGGCGGGGCCACCGTGCCCTTCATCGCCCGCTACCGCAAGGAAGCCACCGGCATGCTCGACGACGCACAGTTGCGCGCCCTGGAGGAGCGGCTGCGTTACCTGCGCGAGTTGGACGAACGGCGGGCCGCCGTACTGGAGTCGATCAGGAGCCAGGGCAAGCTGGACGAGGCGCTGGAAGCACAGATCATGGCGGCCGACTCGAAGGCTCGGCTGGAGGACATCTACCTGCCGTACAAGCCCAAGCGCCGGACCCGGGCCCAGATCGCGCGGGAGGCCGGGCTGGAGCCGTTGGCCGACCAGTTGCTGGCCGACCCGACGCTCGATCCGCGAGCCACGGCCGCCGGGTTCGTGGCCGAGGACCGGGGCGTGGCCGACCCGACAGCGGCCCTGGACGGGGCGCGGGCGATCCTGGTCGAGCGGTTCGCCGAGGACGCCGACCTGATCGGCTCGCTGCGCGAGCAGATGTGGACCCGGGGCCGGCTGGTGGCCCGGGTACGCGACGGTCAGGAGCAGGCCGGGGCGAAGTTCGCCGACTACTTCGACTTCTCCGAGCCGTACACGAAGCTCCCCTCGCACCGGATCCTGGCGATGTTCCGGGGCGAGAAGGAGGGCATGCTCGACCTCACCCTCGACCCGGAGGAGGCACCCGTCGAGGAGGGCGGTCCGGTCGGACCGACCCGGTACGAGACGGAGATCGCCGCCCGGTTCGACGTCGCCGACCAGGGGCGGCCGGCCGACCGTTGGCTGAGCGACACGGTGCGCTGGGCCTGGCGTACCCGGATTCTGATCCATCTCGCCGCCGACCTGCGGATGCGGTTGTGGCAGGCGGCCGAGGAGGAGGCGGTACGGGTCTTCGCCGCCAACCTGCGCGACCTGCTGCTCGCCGCCCCGGCCGGCACCCGCCCGACCATGGGCTTGGACCCGGGGCTGCGGACCGGGGTGAAGGTGGCCGTGGTCGACGCCACCGGCAAGGTGGTGGCGACCGAGACGATCTATCCACACGAGCCCCGCCGACAGTGGGACCAGTCCGTCGACACCCTTGCCCGGCTGGCCCGCGTCCACGGCGTCGAACTGGTCGCGATCGGCAACGGCACCGCCTCCCGGGAGACCGACAAGCTCGCGGTGGACCTGATCCGGCTGCACCCGGACCTGAACCTGACCAAGGTGATGGTCTCCGAGGCCGGGGCCTCGGTCTACTCCGCGTCGGCCTACGCCTCCCAGGAGCTGCCCGGCCTGGACGTGTCGCTGCGGGGTGCGGTCTCCATCGCCCGACGGCTCCAGGATCCACTCGCCGAGCTGGTCAAGATCGACCCGAGGTCGATCGGGGTCGGCCAGTACCAGCACGACCTAGCCGAGAACAAGCTGTCCCGCTCGCTGGACGCGGTGGTCGAGGACTGCGTCAACGCGGTCGGGGTCGACGTCAACACCGCCTCGGCCCCGCTGCTGACCCGGGTCTCCGGCATCAGCGCCGGCCTGGCCGAGAACATCGTCCTGCACCGGGACGCCAACGGCCCGTTCCGCTCCCGGCGGGCGCTCAAGGACGTCCCCCGGCTGGGGCCGAAGGCGTTCGAGCAGTGCGCCGGCTTCCTGCGGATTCCCGGCGGGGACGACCCGCTGGACGCCTCCAGCGTGCACCCCGAGGCGTACCCGGTGGTGCGGCGGATCCTCGCCTCGACCGGGGGCGAGCTGTCCGGGCTGATCGGCAAGAGCACGCTGCTGAAGGCGCTGCGGCCGACCGACTTCGTCGACGACACGTTCGGGCTGCCGACCGTCACCGACATCATCGGTGAGCTGGAGAAGCCGGGGCGGGACCCGCGACCGGCGTTCCGGACCGCGGCCTTCGCCGACGGGGTAGAGAAGATCAGCGACCTGACGCCGGGCATGCTGCTGGAGGGCGTCGTCACCAACGTCGCCGCGTTCGGCGCGTTCGTCGACGTCGGCGTGCACCAGGACGGCCTGGTACACGTGTCGGCGATGTCGAAGACGTTTGTCAAGGACCCCCGCGACGTGGTCAAGCCCGGTGACGTCGTACGCGTCAAGGTGCTGGACGTGGACGTCCCGCGCAAGCGGATCTCGCTGACCCTACGGCTGGACGACGAGGCCGACGCCCGACCGCAGCGGGGCGACGGCGGCGCGGGCCGGGCCGCCGGTGGCGGTAGTGGTGGCGGCGGACGTGGTGACCGTGGCGACGCGGATCGGCGCACCTCCCGGGGCGGTCAGCCCAGGCAGGGCCGGGGTGGCTCGGGTACGGCGGCCCCGACCGGGGCGATGGCCGACGCACTACGCCGGGCCGGCCTCGACAAGGGGCTCGGTGGGCGGTAG
- a CDS encoding DUF389 domain-containing protein, producing MLHLRIIVPTERAAAVIDLLTADPAVTHLAVLPGAARKPAGDVVLCDVAREGADEVLRSLQALDIDETGAVSVDGVDITLSREADRATADTPGLGADAVVWDEIAHKTGEQTRLSVTYLLLITVATILAGIGVLLDQPILIVGAMVVGPEFGPLAALCVAVVRRRSAVVARSAATLTVGFLVAMAVTMLSTWLLTAFGLVDRSMLLAERPLTDFIWRPDALSWVVGLLAGVAGMLSLTSNNAGPLVGVLISVTTVPAAANVAVALAYAVYDEAFGSAIQLLVNVCAIVMAGVLTLLVQRFWWRRVAPPRRRSPTRPDAAGWWIGRYALAGRPPGQPMPGQGQSAPGQGQPMPGQGQSSPAASRR from the coding sequence ATGCTGCACCTGCGGATCATCGTGCCGACCGAGCGTGCTGCGGCGGTGATCGACCTGCTCACCGCCGATCCGGCGGTCACCCACCTCGCCGTACTGCCCGGTGCTGCCCGGAAACCCGCCGGTGACGTGGTCCTGTGCGACGTCGCCCGGGAGGGCGCGGACGAGGTGCTGCGGTCGCTCCAGGCGCTCGACATCGACGAGACCGGAGCCGTCTCGGTCGACGGGGTGGACATCACCCTGTCCCGGGAGGCGGACCGGGCCACGGCGGACACGCCGGGACTCGGCGCGGACGCGGTGGTCTGGGACGAGATAGCGCACAAGACCGGGGAACAGACCCGCCTGTCCGTGACGTACCTGTTGTTGATCACGGTGGCCACCATTCTCGCGGGCATCGGGGTCCTGCTCGACCAGCCCATCCTGATCGTCGGCGCGATGGTGGTCGGCCCCGAGTTCGGGCCGCTGGCCGCGCTCTGCGTGGCGGTGGTCCGCCGACGTTCGGCGGTGGTCGCCAGATCGGCGGCGACGCTGACGGTCGGCTTCCTCGTAGCGATGGCCGTGACCATGCTCAGCACCTGGTTGCTGACCGCCTTCGGGCTGGTCGACCGGTCGATGCTGCTGGCCGAGCGGCCACTGACCGATTTCATCTGGCGACCCGACGCGCTGTCCTGGGTGGTGGGGTTGCTCGCCGGAGTGGCCGGCATGCTGTCGCTGACGTCGAACAACGCCGGTCCGCTGGTCGGGGTCCTGATCTCCGTCACGACGGTGCCGGCTGCGGCGAACGTGGCGGTCGCGCTCGCCTACGCGGTGTACGACGAGGCGTTCGGCTCGGCCATCCAGTTGCTGGTCAACGTCTGCGCGATCGTGATGGCCGGGGTACTGACCCTGCTCGTGCAGCGCTTCTGGTGGCGACGTGTCGCGCCACCCCGACGGCGGTCCCCGACCCGACCCGACGCCGCGGGCTGGTGGATCGGCCGGTATGCACTGGCCGGTCGTCCACCCGGCCAGCCTATGCCGGGTCAGGGTCAGTCAGCACCGGGTCAGGGCCAACCCATGCCGGGTCAGGGCCAGTCGTCACCTGCCGCCAGCCGCCGCTGA
- a CDS encoding DegT/DnrJ/EryC1/StrS family aminotransferase yields the protein MTSRIYLSPPDVGPLEDAYVRAALRSGWVAPVGPELDAFEREIADRVGTGYAVGVSSGTAALHLALLSLGVGPGQVVVVPTLTFVATANAVGYAGARPVLVDVDPATGNIDVGLLAELLGRLRRAGEHIGAVMPVDMFGTCADYAALLPICEAAGIPVVEDAAQALGATYQGRPAASFGRIAALSFNGNKIITTSGGGMLVSDDAGLIDRCRHLATQAREPVAHYEHTEVGYNYRLSNVLAALGRAQLRRLEEMLARRRFLREHYAKLFAALPGVRLLADGDPGSNCWLTSIIVDPEQAGWRADELGDHLGRHDIETRPMWKPMHQQPVFAGTESVLTGAADLLFANGLQLPSGSALTETQIQRVLDTIDEFLAAYR from the coding sequence ATGACCAGCCGGATCTACCTTTCGCCTCCCGACGTCGGCCCCCTGGAAGACGCATACGTCCGCGCCGCCCTCCGCTCCGGCTGGGTCGCCCCGGTCGGCCCGGAACTCGACGCGTTCGAGCGCGAGATCGCCGACCGGGTGGGCACCGGGTACGCCGTCGGGGTGAGTTCGGGCACCGCCGCCCTGCACCTGGCCCTACTGAGCCTGGGCGTCGGGCCCGGTCAGGTGGTGGTCGTACCGACCCTGACCTTCGTGGCCACCGCCAACGCGGTCGGCTATGCCGGTGCCCGGCCGGTGCTCGTCGACGTCGACCCGGCGACCGGCAACATCGACGTCGGACTGCTGGCCGAGTTGTTGGGTCGGCTCCGCCGCGCCGGGGAGCACATCGGTGCGGTCATGCCGGTGGACATGTTCGGCACCTGCGCGGACTACGCCGCCCTCCTGCCCATCTGCGAGGCCGCCGGCATTCCGGTGGTGGAGGACGCGGCCCAGGCGCTCGGGGCCACCTACCAGGGGCGGCCGGCCGCCTCGTTCGGCCGGATCGCGGCACTGTCCTTCAACGGAAACAAGATCATCACCACTTCCGGCGGCGGCATGCTGGTCTCCGACGACGCGGGGCTCATCGACCGCTGCCGGCACCTGGCGACGCAGGCCCGCGAGCCGGTGGCGCACTACGAACACACCGAGGTCGGCTACAACTACCGGCTCAGCAACGTACTCGCCGCCCTCGGCCGGGCGCAGTTGCGCCGGCTGGAGGAAATGCTCGCGCGTCGCCGGTTCCTGCGCGAGCACTACGCGAAACTCTTCGCCGCCCTACCGGGCGTGCGCCTGCTCGCCGACGGTGACCCCGGCTCGAACTGCTGGCTCACCTCGATCATCGTCGACCCGGAGCAGGCCGGCTGGCGGGCCGACGAACTCGGCGACCACCTCGGCCGGCACGACATCGAGACCCGGCCGATGTGGAAACCCATGCACCAGCAGCCGGTCTTCGCCGGCACCGAGTCCGTCCTCACCGGGGCGGCGGATCTGCTGTTCGCCAACGGGCTCCAACTGCCCAGCGGTTCGGCGTTGACCGAGACGCAGATCCAGCGGGTGCTCGACACCATCGACGAGTTCCTGGCGGCCTACCGGTGA
- a CDS encoding sugar transferase, which yields MRPAPRRYDRTKRALDIAVAAVLLVLTSPLMAAVAVAIAATDGRPVLFRQHRPGRHGRLFELVKFRSMRPVDAATGRADDGDRLTRLGTWLRATSLDELPTLWNVLRGDMSLVGPRPLLVRYLDRYTPTQARRHEVRPGITGLAQVRGRNALNWEDKFNHDVWYVDHRSLRLDLRILVATAGIVLRRDGISAHGSPTAHEFLGSPELTVRIDAGTGRAAARMTRGVGGTTQQTGRSMT from the coding sequence GTGAGGCCCGCACCCCGCCGGTACGACCGGACCAAACGCGCCCTGGACATCGCCGTCGCCGCCGTACTCCTGGTGCTGACCTCCCCCCTGATGGCTGCCGTGGCGGTGGCGATCGCGGCGACCGACGGTCGGCCCGTGCTCTTCCGCCAACACCGCCCCGGGCGGCACGGCCGACTCTTCGAACTGGTCAAGTTCCGCAGCATGCGACCGGTGGACGCGGCGACCGGGCGGGCCGACGACGGCGATCGACTCACCCGGCTGGGCACCTGGCTGCGCGCCACCAGCCTGGACGAACTACCGACGCTGTGGAACGTGCTGCGCGGCGACATGAGCCTGGTCGGGCCCCGCCCGCTGCTGGTGCGTTACCTGGACCGCTACACCCCGACCCAGGCCCGGCGGCACGAGGTCCGCCCCGGCATCACCGGACTGGCGCAGGTACGCGGCCGCAACGCGCTGAACTGGGAGGACAAGTTCAATCACGACGTGTGGTACGTCGACCACCGCAGTCTCCGGCTGGACCTGCGGATCCTCGTCGCGACCGCCGGCATCGTGCTGCGCCGCGACGGCATCTCAGCACACGGCAGCCCGACCGCGCACGAGTTTCTCGGCAGCCCCGAACTGACCGTCCGGATCGACGCCGGCACCGGCCGCGCGGCGGCCCGGATGACCAGGGGCGTCGGCGGCACGACACAACAGACAGGCAGGTCGATGACATGA
- a CDS encoding acetyltransferase, with product MSLDIAIVGCGGHGRELFEIIRAINEATPTGPRWRVMGFVDDRPSEVNLKRVQRLDASYLGPIDWLREAWPSTHVVIGLGDPRIRRTVAQRVEAYGLPVPSLVHPAATLAPDLVSGEGLVAFAGARVTTNVAFGRHVHLNQNATVAHDCVLADHISVNPLAAVSGDCRVESGVLIGTTAAVLQGLHIGADATVGAGACVVRDVPAATVVKGVPAK from the coding sequence ATGAGTCTGGACATCGCGATCGTGGGCTGCGGCGGACACGGCCGGGAACTGTTCGAAATCATCCGGGCGATCAACGAGGCGACGCCGACCGGACCACGGTGGCGGGTGATGGGTTTCGTCGACGACCGCCCCTCCGAGGTCAATCTCAAGCGGGTGCAACGGCTGGACGCGTCGTACCTCGGGCCGATCGACTGGCTGCGTGAAGCCTGGCCCAGCACGCACGTCGTGATCGGCCTGGGCGACCCACGGATACGCCGTACCGTCGCGCAGCGGGTAGAGGCGTACGGGCTGCCGGTGCCGAGCCTGGTGCACCCGGCCGCGACCCTGGCACCCGACCTCGTCTCCGGTGAGGGGCTGGTGGCCTTCGCGGGCGCCCGGGTGACCACCAACGTGGCCTTCGGCCGGCACGTCCACCTGAACCAGAACGCCACCGTCGCGCACGACTGTGTGCTGGCCGACCACATCTCGGTCAACCCGCTGGCCGCCGTCTCCGGTGACTGCCGGGTGGAGAGCGGGGTACTGATCGGCACCACCGCCGCGGTGTTGCAGGGGCTGCACATCGGCGCGGACGCGACGGTGGGTGCCGGTGCCTGCGTCGTCCGGGACGTGCCCGCCGCGACCGTGGTGAAGGGGGTGCCGGCCAAGTGA